The proteins below come from a single Agrobacterium vitis genomic window:
- a CDS encoding MFS transporter → MANAASLHAAPRSMTKEERKVIFASSLGTVFEWYDFYLYGSLAIYIGATFFSQYPETTRNIFTLLAFAAGFLVRPFGALVFGRLGDLVGRKYTFLVTILIMGASTFLVGILPGSATIGIAAPIILIILRMLQGLALGGEYGGAATYVAEHAPHGRRGFYTSWIQTTATLGLFLSLLIILGIQTAMGKEAFAAWGWRLPFLLSVILLGISVWIRMQMNESPAFKKMKEEGTQSKAPISEAFGQWKNAKIAILALFGAVAGQAVVWYCGQFYALFFLQNVLKVDPQAANIMVAIALAFGTLFFVVFGWLSDKIGRKPIIMAGLLLAMVTYFPLFKAMTWAGNPALAQAQDTLKATVTADPKDCNFQFNPTGTAKFTTSCDIATALLTKNSVPYEVVPGPAGSAATVKLGDSQIESYDAVKAGANAKALDAALQKKINVALQQNGYPLVRAPVQVPDSKLDGFIAANAELGLSADTVRTGAKTMVPTAKLVTDKLLTPEEATAAAAPEMAVYTVANGGAFRMVADPAQVKWVPLIAVLTVLVIYVTMVYGPIAAMLVEMFPTRIRYTGMSLPYHIGNGWFGGLLPATAFAMSAAKGDIYYGLWYPIIIAGMSFIIGMIFLKETKNNDIDG, encoded by the coding sequence ATGGCAAATGCCGCAAGCCTGCACGCCGCGCCGCGCAGCATGACCAAGGAAGAGCGAAAGGTCATCTTCGCCTCTTCGCTCGGCACGGTTTTCGAGTGGTATGATTTTTATCTCTACGGTTCGCTGGCGATTTATATCGGCGCGACCTTCTTTTCCCAATATCCTGAAACCACCCGTAATATTTTCACGCTGTTGGCTTTTGCCGCCGGCTTTCTGGTGCGGCCTTTCGGCGCGCTGGTGTTCGGACGGCTGGGCGATCTTGTCGGGCGAAAATATACGTTTCTGGTGACGATTCTGATCATGGGCGCCTCGACCTTCCTGGTCGGTATTCTACCAGGGTCAGCGACCATCGGCATCGCTGCCCCGATTATCCTGATCATATTGCGCATGTTGCAGGGCCTGGCGCTGGGCGGTGAATATGGTGGCGCTGCGACCTATGTGGCCGAACATGCGCCGCATGGCCGTCGCGGCTTCTATACGTCCTGGATCCAGACCACGGCAACGCTTGGCCTGTTCCTGTCGCTGCTGATCATTCTCGGCATCCAGACGGCCATGGGCAAAGAAGCCTTTGCTGCCTGGGGCTGGCGTCTTCCTTTCCTTCTGTCGGTCATTCTGCTGGGGATTTCCGTCTGGATTCGCATGCAGATGAACGAATCGCCCGCCTTCAAGAAAATGAAGGAAGAGGGCACCCAGTCGAAAGCGCCGATTTCTGAAGCTTTCGGCCAGTGGAAGAATGCCAAGATCGCCATTCTCGCCCTGTTCGGTGCTGTCGCAGGCCAGGCAGTGGTCTGGTATTGCGGCCAGTTTTATGCGCTGTTCTTCCTGCAGAATGTTCTGAAGGTCGATCCACAGGCCGCCAATATCATGGTGGCTATCGCCCTGGCGTTCGGCACGCTGTTCTTCGTGGTCTTCGGCTGGCTTTCCGACAAGATCGGCCGTAAGCCGATCATCATGGCAGGGCTGCTTCTGGCCATGGTGACGTATTTCCCGTTGTTCAAGGCGATGACCTGGGCTGGCAATCCGGCTCTGGCACAGGCGCAGGATACGTTGAAAGCAACGGTTACTGCCGATCCCAAGGATTGCAATTTTCAGTTCAATCCGACCGGCACAGCAAAATTCACCACCTCTTGCGATATAGCCACGGCGCTTCTGACCAAGAATTCGGTGCCGTATGAAGTGGTGCCCGGCCCGGCTGGCTCGGCTGCGACGGTAAAGCTTGGCGATAGTCAGATCGAAAGCTATGACGCCGTCAAGGCTGGCGCCAACGCCAAGGCTCTGGATGCCGCCCTGCAGAAAAAGATCAATGTCGCCCTGCAACAGAATGGTTATCCGCTGGTTCGGGCGCCGGTTCAGGTCCCCGATAGCAAGCTTGACGGCTTTATCGCCGCCAATGCGGAACTGGGTCTGAGTGCCGACACTGTCCGTACTGGTGCCAAGACCATGGTGCCCACGGCAAAGCTCGTCACCGACAAGTTGCTGACCCCGGAAGAGGCAACAGCTGCCGCTGCGCCTGAAATGGCGGTCTATACCGTTGCCAATGGCGGTGCATTCAGGATGGTGGCGGACCCTGCCCAGGTCAAATGGGTGCCGCTGATTGCCGTGCTGACGGTGCTGGTGATCTATGTCACCATGGTCTACGGGCCGATTGCCGCGATGCTGGTGGAGATGTTCCCGACCCGCATTCGCTACACGGGCATGTCGCTTCCCTATCATATCGGCAATGGCTGGTTCGGCGGCCTGCTGCCAGCAACGGCCTTCGCGATGAGCGCGGCCAAGGGCGATATCTATTACGGCCTCTGGTATCCGATCATCATCGCCGGGATGTCCTTCATCATCGGCATGATCTTCCTGAAGGAAACCAAGAACAACGATATCGACGGCTGA
- a CDS encoding phosphatase PAP2 family protein translates to MTILARIKSGRRRVPDCRTRLCLLAGSSLVVLMALLFDTAIGNAGRLTCPVFYRIATVLTRIGQSDWCLLASFVIAVQAAAKSRLANTVEERFRALFIAMLGCYAFVTIAGSGLAANLLKRALGRARPDQFTDAGAFDFLPFANSARFESFPSGHATTIGALMMIAALIAPRYRLGFAIAALWLGMTRVMVGAHYPSDVVAGLGFGAWFAWIAALGFARRGLVFRLSSDGNLVLRQRLIQDSGQRYDMPQRAQTPQQEPDPSLSAAAA, encoded by the coding sequence ATGACAATTCTTGCCAGGATCAAGAGCGGGCGGCGACGTGTGCCGGATTGCCGGACACGCCTGTGTCTGTTGGCGGGGTCAAGTTTGGTTGTGTTGATGGCGCTGCTGTTCGATACCGCCATCGGCAATGCAGGCCGCCTGACCTGCCCGGTCTTTTACCGGATTGCCACCGTTCTGACCCGCATCGGCCAATCGGACTGGTGTCTTTTGGCGAGTTTTGTGATCGCCGTCCAAGCTGCGGCCAAATCGCGATTGGCCAATACGGTCGAGGAGCGGTTCCGGGCGCTGTTTATCGCCATGCTTGGCTGCTACGCCTTTGTGACCATCGCGGGTTCAGGTCTTGCGGCAAATCTGTTGAAACGCGCCCTCGGTCGCGCCCGGCCAGATCAATTCACCGATGCCGGCGCCTTCGACTTCCTGCCTTTTGCCAATTCAGCGCGATTTGAAAGCTTTCCTTCCGGCCATGCCACCACCATCGGAGCGCTGATGATGATTGCAGCCCTGATCGCCCCCCGCTACCGGCTGGGTTTTGCCATCGCCGCCCTCTGGCTCGGCATGACAAGGGTGATGGTCGGTGCGCATTACCCGAGCGACGTGGTGGCCGGTCTGGGGTTCGGAGCCTGGTTCGCCTGGATCGCAGCGCTCGGCTTTGCCCGTCGCGGACTGGTTTTCCGCCTCTCCTCCGATGGCAATCTCGTTCTACGGCAAAGGCTGATCCAGGATAGTGGCCAACGGTATGACATGCCGCAGAGGGCCCAGACACCCCAACAGGAACCGGACCCGTCCTTGTCTGCGGCTGCGGCGTGA
- the leuB gene encoding 3-isopropylmalate dehydrogenase, whose product MTVRTLFLLPGDGIGPEAMNEVRKIVSYMNSALGAGFETDEGLVGGCAYDAHGAAISEADMAKAMAADAVLFGAVGGPKWDAVEYDVRPEAGLLRLRKDLELFANLRPAICYPALASASSLKPELVEGLDILIIRELTGGVYFGEPKTITDIGNGQKRAIDTQVYDTYEIERISAVAFELARTRRNAVCSMEKRNVMKSGVLWNQVVTALHKAKFSDVKLEHMLADAGGMQLVRAPKQFDVIVTDNLFGDMLSDVAAMLTGSLGMLPSASLGAPDAKTGKRKALYEPVHGSAPDIAGRGIANPIAMIASFAMCLRYSFAMVDEADKLEKAIANVLDKGIRTGDIMADGCKQVGTVEMGDAILAEFQSLMN is encoded by the coding sequence ATGACAGTTCGCACACTCTTCCTTCTTCCTGGCGATGGCATTGGGCCTGAAGCCATGAACGAAGTTCGCAAGATCGTTTCCTATATGAATTCCGCGCTGGGTGCCGGCTTCGAGACCGATGAAGGTCTGGTGGGTGGTTGCGCCTACGACGCTCATGGGGCAGCAATTTCCGAGGCTGACATGGCCAAGGCAATGGCGGCGGATGCCGTGCTGTTCGGTGCCGTCGGTGGCCCGAAATGGGATGCCGTCGAGTACGACGTTCGCCCGGAAGCCGGTCTTCTGCGGCTGCGCAAGGACCTCGAACTGTTCGCCAACCTGCGTCCGGCGATCTGCTATCCGGCGCTGGCTTCTGCTTCCTCGCTGAAGCCAGAGCTGGTCGAAGGCCTCGACATCCTGATCATCCGCGAACTGACCGGTGGCGTCTATTTCGGTGAGCCGAAGACCATTACCGACATCGGCAATGGCCAGAAGCGCGCCATCGACACCCAGGTCTACGACACCTACGAAATCGAGCGGATTTCTGCCGTGGCCTTCGAACTGGCCCGCACCCGCCGCAATGCGGTCTGCTCGATGGAAAAGCGCAATGTGATGAAATCAGGCGTGCTGTGGAACCAGGTGGTAACAGCGCTGCACAAGGCCAAGTTCTCCGACGTCAAGCTGGAGCATATGCTGGCCGATGCTGGCGGCATGCAGCTGGTACGCGCGCCAAAGCAATTCGACGTCATCGTCACCGACAACCTGTTCGGCGACATGCTGTCGGACGTGGCCGCCATGCTGACCGGCTCGCTCGGCATGCTGCCTTCCGCTTCGCTTGGCGCACCAGATGCCAAGACCGGCAAGCGCAAGGCCCTGTATGAGCCCGTCCACGGCTCAGCACCGGATATCGCTGGCCGCGGCATTGCCAACCCGATTGCAATGATCGCCTCGTTTGCCATGTGCCTTCGCTATTCCTTCGCCATGGTTGATGAAGCCGACAAGCTGGAAAAGGCCATTGCCAACGTGCTCGACAAGGGCATTCGCACCGGCGACATCATGGCGGACGGCTGCAAGCAGGTCGGCACTGTCGAAATGGGCGATGCAATCCTCGCCGAATTCCAGTCCCTGATGAACTGA
- the leuD gene encoding 3-isopropylmalate dehydratase small subunit: protein MEKFTKLTGVAAPLPVVNIDTDMIIPKDYLKTIKRTGLGTGLFAEARYHQDGSINQDFVLNKPAYQNAKILVAGDNFGCGSSREHAPWALLDFGIRCVISTSFADIFYNNCFKNGILPIVVSQENLEKLMDDAQRGSNAVVTVDLETQEITGPDGGSISFEIDEFKRHCMLNGLDDIGLTMEKSSAIASFETSNAASRPWA from the coding sequence ATGGAAAAGTTCACGAAGCTCACCGGGGTCGCGGCACCGCTGCCGGTCGTCAATATCGATACGGATATGATCATTCCGAAGGATTACCTGAAAACGATCAAGCGCACTGGCCTTGGAACAGGCCTGTTTGCCGAAGCCCGCTATCATCAGGATGGCTCGATCAATCAGGATTTCGTGCTCAACAAACCAGCCTATCAAAACGCCAAGATCCTGGTCGCTGGCGATAATTTTGGCTGCGGCTCCTCGCGTGAACATGCGCCTTGGGCTTTGCTGGATTTCGGCATCCGTTGCGTGATCTCCACCAGCTTTGCCGATATTTTCTACAATAACTGTTTCAAAAACGGCATTCTGCCGATCGTCGTCAGCCAGGAAAACCTGGAAAAGCTGATGGATGACGCCCAGCGCGGCTCCAACGCCGTGGTGACCGTGGATCTGGAAACCCAGGAAATCACCGGCCCGGATGGTGGCAGCATCAGCTTCGAAATCGATGAATTCAAGCGCCATTGCATGTTGAACGGCCTCGATGACATCGGCCTCACCATGGAAAAATCCAGCGCGATTGCTTCGTTCGAGACGTCCAACGCCGCATCGCGCCCCTGGGCCTGA
- a CDS encoding HpcH/HpaI aldolase/citrate lyase family protein, with the protein MQTNPPNRRPRFRRSLISVPAINLRALEKSLSLPCDGMIFDLEDSVADASKAEARDILRRFLQHADLNGREAIIRVNSSDTLWFAEDLALVEAIKPDAVLLPKAERVEDLHRLRSAAGVGPALWAMIETPKAVLAAVELASAGAALGLECLVVGLNDLRKETRVPPGLGRQYLVPWLMQVVLAARAYGLEVIDAVSNDFRDLDGFAAECSQGRSMGFDGKMLIHPAQIEAANRYFGPSEAEIAEAREIVAAFAAPEAAHLNVINLDGRMIERLHVAEAEYLLSKLSLLEPRLSSPIKKG; encoded by the coding sequence ATGCAGACCAATCCGCCCAATCGCAGGCCGCGTTTTCGTCGCTCGTTGATCAGCGTTCCCGCTATCAACCTTCGTGCATTGGAAAAATCCCTGTCGCTTCCTTGCGATGGAATGATTTTTGATCTGGAGGATTCGGTTGCAGATGCTAGCAAGGCCGAGGCACGCGACATCCTGCGGCGGTTTCTGCAACACGCGGATTTGAACGGTCGTGAAGCCATTATTCGCGTCAATAGCAGTGATACTCTCTGGTTTGCCGAGGATTTAGCCCTTGTCGAGGCGATCAAGCCGGATGCGGTTTTGCTGCCCAAGGCTGAACGGGTGGAAGACCTGCACCGGCTTCGCAGTGCAGCCGGGGTGGGGCCTGCCCTCTGGGCGATGATAGAGACACCGAAGGCCGTCCTGGCGGCGGTGGAGCTTGCCAGTGCGGGCGCAGCACTGGGGCTGGAATGCCTTGTGGTCGGGTTGAACGACTTGCGCAAGGAAACCCGGGTGCCACCGGGCCTTGGCCGTCAATATCTGGTTCCGTGGCTGATGCAGGTGGTCTTGGCTGCCCGTGCTTACGGACTTGAGGTTATCGATGCAGTTTCCAATGATTTTCGCGATCTGGACGGCTTTGCAGCCGAATGCAGCCAGGGCCGTTCGATGGGCTTTGACGGAAAGATGCTGATCCACCCGGCCCAGATCGAGGCGGCTAATCGGTATTTCGGTCCATCGGAAGCCGAGATTGCCGAGGCGCGGGAGATTGTCGCGGCTTTTGCGGCGCCGGAGGCGGCGCATCTCAATGTCATCAATCTGGATGGCCGGATGATCGAGCGGCTGCATGTCGCCGAAGCCGAGTATCTTCTGTCCAAGCTGTCTCTTCTTGAACCACGACTATCATCTCCAATCAAGAAAGGATGA
- a CDS encoding DUF1737 domain-containing protein: protein MKVYRFLTGPDDATFCHRVTDALNKGWELHGSPSLTFNPAVNQTYCGQAVVKTVEGKTYDPSLKLGEQ, encoded by the coding sequence ATGAAAGTCTATCGTTTTCTCACCGGTCCCGACGACGCCACCTTCTGTCACCGGGTGACCGATGCCCTTAACAAGGGCTGGGAACTGCACGGCTCGCCCAGCCTGACATTCAACCCTGCCGTCAACCAGACCTATTGCGGCCAGGCGGTGGTGAAGACCGTCGAGGGCAAGACCTATGATCCGTCCCTGAAGCTGGGTGAACAATAA
- a CDS encoding methyl-accepting chemotaxis protein, producing MRPVFKAHSTGNSHSDFEVKLASAHSRIEKSFLDGGAVLVSVMDNLGSLVDSLDQLTGVLDGKTTTDTVQGLRKTVSDLALLPARASARQDSFSQISDQCASTYSHVEEMRETIRYLRTFAITVKITGAGLAEFSGFADEIRERIQSGAEEIDRFAEQLAGMRGQLDTARAFSDGILSDFSNTIPTIVSSLTLSSDQLATQHKTMAGIANDVKGLTRAIQGKIANVLSALQIGDITRQRIEHIQSSLDYLEEFFAAGGLRDPAEKEALRQAVLHLAHAQLQESLDDFRQKCTSIAANMSSFTSDAARVLALRDELNQSGGDNDRSLLRKMESDISHACALSARVQDRSHESDAVVSSVTQSAQALQEGIETIRSIKTDIHYMALNSNLRCSRLGDAGRSVNVVSGELRTFAAKLETPADAIVEDMRCVEEATASLTRDDNDDINHIHEPLNLALDKIRVVATDMEKGLEAFGAEGQLVFSRISAAVTKLDFDGELGGLLLDCLAIADRARGHMPSLSAIPAAALPLSQKIFAIYTMAQERDIHQRFLPLQAGFDMVVDQAEVFEDDEQLFAGALF from the coding sequence GTGCGACCAGTTTTCAAGGCCCATTCGACCGGCAATTCCCACTCCGATTTTGAGGTGAAGCTTGCCTCCGCCCATTCGCGGATCGAGAAGTCCTTTCTCGATGGCGGCGCCGTACTGGTATCGGTGATGGATAATCTCGGCAGTCTGGTGGATAGCCTCGACCAGTTGACCGGCGTTCTCGATGGCAAGACGACGACGGATACTGTCCAGGGTCTTCGCAAGACGGTTTCCGATCTCGCCTTGCTGCCCGCACGGGCATCGGCGCGCCAGGACTCCTTCAGCCAGATCTCCGATCAATGTGCCTCGACCTATTCCCATGTCGAGGAAATGCGTGAGACCATTCGCTACCTGCGCACATTCGCCATCACCGTGAAGATAACCGGGGCGGGGCTTGCCGAATTTTCGGGCTTTGCCGATGAGATCCGTGAGCGTATCCAATCCGGTGCCGAGGAAATCGACCGGTTTGCCGAGCAATTGGCGGGTATGCGCGGTCAGTTGGACACGGCACGGGCGTTTTCCGATGGCATCTTGTCGGATTTCAGCAACACCATTCCCACCATTGTCAGCTCGCTGACCCTAAGCTCCGACCAGTTGGCAACCCAGCACAAGACGATGGCTGGCATTGCCAATGATGTGAAAGGGCTCACCCGCGCCATTCAGGGCAAGATCGCCAACGTGCTCTCGGCTTTGCAAATTGGTGACATTACCCGTCAGCGCATTGAGCATATCCAGAGTAGCCTGGATTATCTGGAGGAATTTTTTGCGGCTGGCGGATTGCGTGACCCGGCTGAAAAAGAGGCGCTTCGTCAGGCTGTTCTGCATCTTGCCCACGCGCAATTGCAGGAATCCCTGGATGATTTCCGGCAGAAATGCACATCGATTGCCGCCAATATGTCGAGCTTTACCAGCGATGCTGCCCGCGTTCTGGCCCTGCGTGACGAATTGAACCAATCGGGCGGTGACAATGACCGCAGCCTGCTGCGCAAGATGGAAAGCGATATCAGCCATGCCTGCGCGCTTTCGGCGCGGGTACAGGACCGCAGCCATGAATCGGATGCTGTCGTCAGTTCCGTTACCCAGTCCGCTCAGGCGCTCCAGGAAGGCATTGAGACGATCCGGTCGATCAAGACCGATATTCACTACATGGCGCTGAATTCCAATCTTCGCTGCTCCCGTCTTGGCGATGCCGGCCGGTCCGTCAATGTCGTTAGTGGCGAATTGCGCACCTTTGCCGCCAAGCTGGAAACCCCAGCCGATGCTATTGTCGAGGACATGCGCTGCGTCGAAGAGGCGACGGCGTCGCTGACCCGCGACGACAATGACGACATCAACCATATTCATGAGCCGCTGAACCTGGCGCTGGATAAGATCCGCGTTGTTGCGACGGATATGGAAAAGGGTCTTGAGGCCTTTGGGGCTGAAGGTCAGCTGGTGTTCAGTCGGATCAGCGCGGCGGTGACCAAGCTTGATTTCGATGGCGAATTGGGTGGCCTGCTGCTGGATTGCCTGGCAATCGCCGACCGCGCCCGCGGGCATATGCCGTCGCTATCGGCTATTCCCGCTGCTGCGCTGCCGCTCAGCCAGAAAATCTTCGCCATCTACACGATGGCGCAGGAGCGCGATATTCATCAGCGTTTCTTGCCCTTGCAGGCTGGCTTTGACATGGTCGTAGATCAGGCCGAGGTTTTTGAAGACGACGAACAGTTGTTTGCCGGAGCATTGTTTTAG
- a CDS encoding CarD family transcriptional regulator, with protein MTTQQKKSSTRQGFKTGEAIVYPAHGVGTITAIEEQEVAGMKLELFVIDFDKDKMRLKVPVTKAVTIGMRKLSETDFVDRALKVVQGKARVKRTMWSRRAQEYDAKINSGDLISIAEVVRDLFRAEHQPEQSYSERQLYEAALDRMAREIAAVNKMSETEAVRLVEVNLAKGPKRGKSVEEDETQEEAA; from the coding sequence ATGACGACCCAGCAGAAAAAATCCTCGACGCGTCAGGGCTTCAAGACAGGTGAGGCGATCGTTTATCCGGCCCATGGCGTCGGTACGATTACCGCCATTGAAGAGCAGGAAGTCGCGGGCATGAAGCTTGAGCTTTTTGTAATCGATTTCGATAAAGATAAAATGCGTTTGAAAGTGCCGGTCACCAAGGCTGTCACCATTGGAATGCGCAAGCTTTCAGAAACCGATTTTGTTGATCGGGCTTTGAAAGTCGTTCAGGGCAAAGCGCGTGTCAAGCGGACCATGTGGTCACGCCGGGCACAGGAATATGATGCGAAAATCAATTCCGGCGACCTGATTTCCATTGCCGAAGTGGTGCGCGACCTTTTCCGTGCCGAACACCAGCCGGAACAGTCCTATTCCGAGCGACAGCTCTATGAAGCTGCACTGGATCGCATGGCGCGTGAAATCGCCGCCGTCAACAAGATGTCTGAAACCGAAGCCGTCCGGCTGGTGGAAGTCAATCTTGCCAAAGGCCCGAAGCGCGGCAAGTCCGTGGAAGAAGACGAAACTCAGGAAGAAGCAGCGTAA
- the fdxA gene encoding ferredoxin FdxA has translation MTYIVTDNCIRCKYTDCVEVCPVDCFYEGENFLAINPDECIDCGVCEPECPAEAIKPDTEPGLDKWLKINAEFAQVWPNITTKRDALPEAKEMDGVEGKFELYFSEKPGTGD, from the coding sequence ATGACGTATATCGTGACTGACAACTGCATACGCTGCAAATATACCGATTGCGTGGAAGTATGCCCGGTCGACTGTTTTTACGAAGGTGAGAATTTTCTGGCCATCAATCCCGATGAATGCATCGATTGCGGTGTATGCGAGCCGGAATGTCCGGCGGAAGCCATCAAGCCGGACACGGAGCCGGGTCTCGATAAGTGGCTGAAAATCAATGCGGAGTTTGCCCAGGTCTGGCCAAACATCACCACCAAGCGCGATGCTTTGCCTGAAGCCAAGGAAATGGATGGCGTCGAAGGCAAGTTCGAGCTTTATTTCTCGGAAAAGCCTGGCACGGGCGACTGA
- a CDS encoding RNA-binding S4 domain-containing protein, with protein MSEQQPLAGPSQRIDKWLFFARIFKSRTLAQQQIVSGRVRVNGKPAKQPSAIVRPGDVLDITLPNHDMKLVVRQPGTHRGPYEQAKLLYEDQSPPRPPRDAMTAFEQAQRLPGSGRPTKRERRQVDRLMDGDD; from the coding sequence ATGAGCGAACAACAGCCACTCGCCGGACCCTCTCAACGGATCGACAAGTGGCTGTTTTTTGCGCGGATTTTCAAATCCCGGACGCTGGCCCAGCAACAGATCGTCTCGGGCCGGGTTCGGGTCAACGGCAAACCGGCCAAGCAGCCCAGCGCCATTGTCCGGCCCGGCGACGTGCTGGATATCACTCTTCCAAATCACGACATGAAACTTGTCGTTCGCCAGCCCGGCACGCATCGCGGCCCTTACGAGCAGGCAAAACTTCTCTATGAAGACCAGTCACCGCCGCGCCCGCCCCGTGACGCCATGACCGCTTTCGAACAGGCACAAAGACTTCCCGGCTCCGGTCGTCCGACCAAGCGCGAGCGCCGGCAAGTGGACCGCCTGATGGATGGCGACGATTGA